From Moraxella sp. K1664, one genomic window encodes:
- a CDS encoding roadblock/LC7 domain-containing protein, with amino-acid sequence MLDIAKFNEILDELHANSAEIEASAIITDDGMMMASHLPVAVNEERISAMSAALLSVSERMIETLLGNKSERVIVQSKAGYVIVSATAKNLLLTVMACPSAKLGMVFHDINKTSQSVQELLNGQMA; translated from the coding sequence ATGCTAGATATCGCCAAATTTAATGAGATTTTAGATGAATTACATGCCAACTCTGCTGAAATTGAAGCCTCAGCCATCATCACCGACGATGGCATGATGATGGCATCACATCTGCCTGTGGCGGTCAACGAAGAACGCATCAGTGCCATGAGTGCTGCCTTACTGTCAGTCAGTGAACGCATGATTGAGACGCTACTTGGCAACAAAAGTGAACGTGTGATTGTGCAAAGTAAAGCAGGCTATGTCATCGTCAGTGCCACGGCCAAGAACTTACTATTGACTGTCATGGCATGCCCAAGTGCCAAATTGGGTATGGTCTTTCATGACATCAACAAAACATCGCAAAGCGTGCAAGAGCTACTAAACGGTCAAATGGCATAA
- the bioB gene encoding biotin synthase BioB, with amino-acid sequence MLPAKPITRQDIAHLFDLPLMDLLMQAQSVHRRHFNANEVQISTLLSIKTGNCPEDCGYCSQSGHHRDKTGLVAEKRLEIQKVLASAKRAKMSGSSRFCMGAAWKHPSAKDMPYLVELIREVKALGLETCMTLGMLKPDQAQTLAEAGLDYYNHNLDTSRNYYGQVSSTRSYDDRLETLEYVRNAGINVCSGSIVGMGESRDDRIDWVHELTTMPIPPQSIPVNLLVPIKGTPLGDKVLQEGRLSVIEWIRTIAVTRICCPTSYVRLSAGRESLTDGEQALAFMAGANSFFYGDKLLTTTNQSQANDDRLMAMLGLIAQKPTPKPKIINAMTGRAECDECDDLPQGCPPSV; translated from the coding sequence ATGTTGCCAGCCAAGCCAATCACTCGTCAGGACATCGCTCATCTGTTTGATTTACCGCTCATGGATTTGCTCATGCAAGCCCAAAGCGTTCATCGCAGGCATTTTAATGCCAACGAGGTACAAATCAGCACGCTACTATCCATCAAAACAGGTAACTGTCCTGAGGATTGTGGCTACTGTTCACAGTCAGGACATCATCGTGATAAAACAGGACTGGTCGCCGAAAAACGCCTTGAAATCCAAAAGGTTCTGGCATCAGCCAAGCGTGCCAAAATGTCAGGCTCATCTCGCTTTTGCATGGGGGCGGCGTGGAAACATCCATCAGCCAAGGATATGCCTTACCTTGTGGAGCTTATCCGTGAGGTCAAAGCGTTAGGCTTGGAGACGTGCATGACGCTCGGCATGCTAAAACCTGACCAAGCCCAGACACTGGCAGAGGCGGGACTTGATTATTATAATCACAACCTTGATACATCTCGTAATTATTATGGTCAAGTAAGTAGCACCCGTTCATATGATGACCGTTTAGAAACCTTAGAATATGTGCGTAATGCAGGCATTAATGTATGCAGCGGCTCAATTGTGGGCATGGGAGAGAGTCGTGATGATAGGATTGATTGGGTGCATGAACTCACCACCATGCCCATACCGCCCCAGTCCATTCCTGTGAACTTACTCGTCCCCATCAAAGGCACACCACTGGGTGATAAGGTGCTACAAGAGGGCAGATTGTCCGTCATTGAATGGATACGTACGATTGCGGTAACTCGCATTTGTTGTCCAACAAGCTACGTACGCCTGTCAGCGGGACGTGAGAGTCTTACCGACGGCGAACAGGCATTGGCATTTATGGCAGGGGCAAATTCGTTTTTTTATGGAGATAAGCTTTTGACCACAACCAATCAATCGCAAGCTAATGATGATAGGCTCATGGCGATGCTTGGGCTTATCGCTCAAAAACCTACCCCCAAACCCAAAATCATCAATGCCATGACAGGCAGGGCAGAGTGTGATGAATGTGATGATTTGCCACAGGGTTGTCCGCCATCAGTATGA
- a CDS encoding transporter substrate-binding domain-containing protein has product MKKITLSFALCAGLFGCTDKPTETPVSTESQPTTTSEQIPSNLPSDAPVVRVVTSGVLPPLTFLDEKGTLTGIDVDIIHAIGENQGFKVELHKEVFVDMLPGLESGKYQAVISGLSPSPERIAKFNPTNAYLQNPSVIMHQPNLTVTDVASLKPLRVATMKDTTQEKMINELAPASHEAVETVFQLYQGLIQQKYDAVLQDKYFLEHIAANYPDYQMNVVEYDKTPNAADIVIYTQKGDQELLDKINAGIDNLQQSGEIDRIISKYLTVPTAN; this is encoded by the coding sequence ATGAAAAAAATAACACTTTCTTTTGCCTTATGTGCAGGATTATTTGGATGCACAGACAAACCCACCGAAACGCCTGTCTCAACAGAAAGTCAGCCTACAACCACCAGCGAACAAATACCGAGCAATCTACCCAGTGATGCGCCCGTGGTCAGAGTTGTTACATCGGGCGTTTTACCACCTTTGACTTTTTTAGATGAAAAAGGCACTTTAACTGGTATAGATGTGGATATCATACATGCCATTGGTGAAAATCAAGGCTTTAAGGTGGAATTACACAAAGAGGTGTTTGTTGATATGTTGCCAGGCTTAGAATCAGGCAAATATCAAGCGGTGATTAGCGGTCTGTCCCCATCTCCTGAACGCATTGCTAAATTTAATCCTACCAATGCTTACTTACAAAACCCATCTGTCATCATGCACCAACCTAATCTTACAGTGACAGACGTTGCAAGCCTAAAACCCTTGCGTGTGGCGACCATGAAAGACACCACACAAGAGAAGATGATTAATGAACTTGCTCCTGCTTCACACGAAGCGGTAGAAACTGTCTTTCAGCTATATCAAGGATTGATTCAACAAAAGTATGATGCTGTATTACAAGACAAATATTTTTTAGAACACATTGCCGCCAATTATCCTGACTATCAGATGAACGTGGTAGAATATGACAAGACCCCTAATGCAGCCGATATTGTCATCTATACCCAAAAAGGCGACCAAGAATTATTAGATAAGATTAACGCAGGCATTGATAACCTACAACAGTCAGGTGAGATTGACAGAATCATCTCAAAGTATCTGACTGTACCTACTGCCAACTAA
- the hemJ gene encoding protoporphyrinogen oxidase HemJ, translated as MAVFLYIKALHIIAMVCWFAGIFYLPRLFVYHAMSEDKISQERFAIMERKLYRGIMNPSMMVTWLLGLSMVIMNWQVYKTQGWLHAKITLVILLTVYHIACGRFRIRLIDNPKLKTHVYWRWFNEIPVFILIAVVILVVVKPF; from the coding sequence ATTGCCGTGTTTTTATACATCAAAGCCCTACACATCATCGCCATGGTGTGTTGGTTTGCAGGGATTTTTTATTTGCCACGGCTGTTTGTTTATCATGCCATGAGTGAAGATAAAATCAGCCAAGAGCGATTTGCCATCATGGAACGTAAGCTCTATCGTGGCATCATGAATCCATCCATGATGGTAACATGGTTGTTAGGGCTGTCAATGGTTATCATGAATTGGCAGGTCTATAAAACCCAAGGTTGGTTACATGCCAAAATCACGCTTGTTATTTTACTTACCGTGTATCACATTGCTTGTGGTCGTTTTCGTATTCGTCTTATTGACAACCCCAAGCTAAAAACGCATGTCTACTGGCGGTGGTTCAATGAAATTCCTGTATTTATTCTGATTGCGGTGGTGATTTTGGTGGTGGTAAAACCATTTTAA
- a CDS encoding GTP-binding protein, protein MLKSDKNAKTLVFINEFGEVGLDDLLVKPINDNTYLLSSDCMCCTMLTDLKDALLSLLDLDKEDLVFDKILIETIGFANPVSILSTLTQDMHLKGRFALHGMTNAIDAQHARAQATTAPKHLLAYMWHDDISRFVMIVRGLHLADIERLAKTVLHYLSKT, encoded by the coding sequence ATCCTAAAAAGCGATAAAAATGCTAAAACTTTGGTGTTCATCAATGAGTTTGGCGAAGTGGGGCTAGATGACTTGTTGGTCAAGCCTATCAATGACAACACTTACCTGCTGTCATCAGACTGTATGTGTTGTACTATGCTAACCGACCTTAAAGATGCTTTGCTGTCTTTGCTTGATTTGGATAAAGAGGATCTTGTCTTTGATAAAATACTCATCGAGACCATAGGGTTTGCCAATCCTGTATCTATCTTATCTACTCTGACCCAAGACATGCATCTAAAAGGGCGATTTGCCCTACACGGCATGACCAACGCCATTGATGCTCAACACGCCCGTGCCCAAGCGACCACTGCCCCAAAGCATCTGTTGGCGTACATGTGGCATGATGATATCTCTCGGTTCGTTATGATAGTACGCGGGCTTCATCTGGCAGATATTGAGCGTTTGGCAAAGACGGTATTACATTATCTGAGCAAGACATGA
- a CDS encoding copper resistance protein NlpE, with protein MNMKAKSSIAITMLAMLSLTACNNADNSATQSSTVQEEVSTQTVEQPTIDESQQPEVTVTDGVGVLPQSAYSGMLPCADCPGIQTNLTLNADGTFVMEQEYLDKPDGQITTKGTYDINGLDNRYVLLHPEGQSDIPPYLIYMDKDTIEFRDVENGEEPAPTHTLNLVS; from the coding sequence ATGAATATGAAAGCAAAGTCATCCATCGCAATTACCATGTTGGCAATGTTGTCACTGACCGCTTGTAACAACGCAGACAACAGTGCAACTCAAAGCAGTACCGTCCAAGAAGAGGTCAGCACTCAAACCGTTGAACAGCCTACAATTGATGAAAGCCAACAACCTGAGGTAACTGTTACCGATGGCGTGGGTGTGTTGCCTCAATCTGCTTATTCTGGCATGTTGCCTTGTGCTGATTGTCCAGGCATTCAGACCAATTTGACGCTAAATGCTGATGGCACATTTGTGATGGAACAAGAATACCTAGATAAGCCTGATGGTCAAATAACAACCAAAGGAACTTATGACATCAATGGTTTGGATAACAGATATGTATTGCTACATCCAGAGGGTCAATCTGACATACCTCCTTATTTGATTTATATGGATAAAGACACCATAGAATTTCGTGATGTAGAAAATGGTGAAGAACCTGCTCCGACTCACACCTTAAATTTGGTATCTTGA
- a CDS encoding NUDIX hydrolase has product MSFCLQCGQPATHAIPNGDTRQRLVCTSCAYIHYENPKMICGVLAIHQGKILLCRRAIEPRYGLWTLPAGFMENGETMADGAKRETAEEADGVAVDLKLYTLFDVPQWGQIHAMYLANLQDGKFGVGIESLECGLFYPDEIDMKNLAFETVKQTIEYYVTDKAALQRLGKDSDDFGNYPLHEICIPNQQF; this is encoded by the coding sequence ATGTCCTTTTGCTTACAATGCGGTCAGCCCGCTACACATGCCATACCAAACGGCGACACTCGCCAGCGTTTGGTATGTACATCGTGTGCTTATATCCATTATGAGAATCCCAAGATGATTTGTGGGGTGCTTGCCATTCATCAAGGCAAAATCCTGCTGTGTCGCCGAGCCATTGAGCCACGCTATGGACTGTGGACGCTCCCTGCGGGCTTTATGGAAAATGGTGAAACCATGGCGGATGGGGCAAAACGTGAAACAGCAGAAGAGGCCGATGGCGTGGCGGTTGATTTAAAATTATACACCCTATTTGATGTACCGCAATGGGGACAAATTCATGCCATGTATCTTGCCAACCTACAAGATGGTAAATTTGGTGTGGGCATAGAAAGCTTAGAATGTGGACTGTTCTACCCCGATGAGATAGACATGAAAAACCTGGCATTTGAAACAGTCAAACAGACCATTGAATATTATGTAACGGATAAAGCAGCACTACAAAGACTGGGCAAGGACAGCGATGATTTTGGTAATTATCCCTTGCATGAAATTTGTATACCCAATCAACAGTTTTAA
- a CDS encoding CoA pyrophosphatase, with protein sequence MTNDFIDKQTVNVPDSHRFYPLAQALADYRGADILPFTDNNELLTGLVREQAIKRYDKLVKSSPLPQACVLVVITDEPTPKLLLTRRSNRLSSHAGEVSLVGGKRDETDISSADVALREACEEVGLHRADVEILGYLPMQISKSGLLVRPVVASIPPDMVGSLMPNDDEIARLFWLPFDVLYGTPVDFVFDRQITHSTAKLHTPAWVYDCDDDGTPEVVWGLTGRMLSSLMEIGFGVGHEWYYRVR encoded by the coding sequence ATGACAAATGATTTTATAGACAAACAAACGGTCAATGTGCCTGATTCGCACCGCTTTTATCCGCTCGCCCAAGCCTTAGCGGATTATCGTGGGGCGGATATTTTGCCCTTTACGGATAATAATGAGCTTTTGACAGGGCTTGTGCGTGAGCAAGCGATAAAGCGGTATGATAAGCTCGTCAAGTCAAGCCCTTTACCGCAGGCGTGCGTGCTTGTCGTCATCACGGACGAACCCACGCCAAAACTACTCTTAACAAGGCGGTCAAATCGTCTTAGTAGTCATGCAGGCGAAGTGTCCTTAGTCGGTGGCAAGCGTGATGAGACGGACATATCATCGGCAGATGTCGCCTTGCGTGAAGCGTGCGAAGAAGTCGGGCTACATCGGGCGGACGTGGAGATTTTGGGGTATTTGCCCATGCAAATCTCCAAAAGTGGCTTACTTGTCCGTCCTGTGGTGGCAAGCATACCGCCTGATATGGTGGGGTCGCTCATGCCTAATGATGATGAGATAGCACGGCTGTTTTGGTTACCCTTTGATGTGCTATATGGCACGCCTGTGGATTTTGTCTTTGACCGTCAAATCACGCACAGCACCGCCAAACTCCACACCCCTGCATGGGTCTATGACTGTGATGATGACGGCACGCCCGAAGTGGTGTGGGGGCTGACAGGAAGGATGCTATCAAGCCTTATGGAGATTGGCTTTGGGGTGGGGCATGAGTGGTATTATCGGGTGCGTTAA
- the bioD gene encoding dethiobiotin synthase, with protein MTTLFITGIDTDIGKTYATGILARHLLSCGKSVITQKLIQTGVATPIADDIRTHRTLMNVPLMDVDTDGTTCPLTFVKPASPHLSARLENRTINLDDITHATARLNARFDIVLLEGAGGVLVPMTDDVLTLDYIATQSYPVLVVTSARLGSINHTLLTLEAIQTRGLTLWGVVFNHHFDTDPDISTDTQDYLQSHVAHHYPSAIFMELVGDEITGFDDVADKF; from the coding sequence ATGACCACCCTATTCATCACAGGCATAGACACCGACATCGGCAAGACGTACGCCACAGGCATTTTGGCTCGTCATCTGCTGTCATGTGGCAAGTCCGTCATCACCCAAAAGCTGATACAGACAGGCGTTGCCACACCGATAGCCGATGACATCAGAACCCACCGCACGCTCATGAATGTGCCACTCATGGACGTGGATACGGACGGCACGACTTGTCCTTTGACCTTTGTCAAGCCTGCCAGTCCCCACCTATCGGCACGCCTAGAAAACCGCACGATAAATCTAGACGACATCACGCACGCCACCGCTAGGCTAAACGCACGCTTTGACATCGTGCTACTCGAAGGGGCGGGCGGTGTGCTTGTGCCGATGACAGATGATGTATTGACGCTGGATTATATCGCCACGCAGAGTTATCCTGTGCTAGTCGTAACGTCTGCTCGGCTTGGTAGTATTAACCACACCCTACTCACCCTAGAAGCGATACAGACTCGGGGCTTGACGCTATGGGGCGTGGTGTTCAATCATCATTTTGACACCGACCCCGACATCAGCACGGACACGCAAGATTACCTACAATCTCATGTCGCACACCATTATCCAAGTGCGATATTTATGGAGCTTGTCGGCGATGAGATTACAGGTTTTGATGATGTGGCGGATAAGTTTTAA